Proteins encoded within one genomic window of Chlorobaculum sp. MV4-Y:
- a CDS encoding 2-C-methyl-D-erythritol 4-phosphate cytidylyltransferase → MKTVVIIAASGVGKRMKLDGGLSKQMLEIGGQPVIWHTMKAFQEASTVESVYIATLPDSIPVFDEIAKANGFTKIKGIIEGGKERQDSIGNCMKLIEQEIETSGVIPDAILVHDGARPFIQPEEIDDIAQLSAIHGACVPATKPKDTIKYVGCNPEIFGETLDRSRLLQVQTPQGFAPAKLIEAHRLAAEEQWYATDDAALVERYFPQQAIRIYETGYHNIKITTPEDVFIGEAILAGLKARKSKN, encoded by the coding sequence ATGAAAACCGTTGTTATCATCGCCGCCAGCGGCGTCGGCAAACGCATGAAACTCGATGGAGGCCTCAGCAAGCAGATGCTTGAAATCGGAGGCCAGCCGGTTATTTGGCACACCATGAAAGCGTTTCAGGAGGCCTCGACCGTCGAGTCGGTCTATATCGCCACGCTGCCCGACAGCATTCCGGTTTTCGACGAGATTGCAAAAGCAAACGGATTCACAAAGATCAAGGGCATCATCGAAGGCGGCAAAGAGCGACAGGACTCGATCGGCAACTGCATGAAACTGATCGAACAGGAGATCGAAACCTCAGGAGTGATACCCGACGCGATCCTTGTGCACGACGGCGCGCGCCCCTTCATCCAGCCGGAGGAGATCGACGACATCGCGCAGCTCTCGGCGATACACGGCGCGTGCGTGCCCGCCACAAAGCCCAAGGACACCATCAAGTACGTCGGCTGCAATCCGGAGATTTTCGGCGAAACGCTCGACCGCAGCCGCCTGCTTCAGGTACAGACACCACAGGGATTTGCCCCCGCAAAGCTCATCGAAGCTCACCGCCTCGCCGCCGAAGAGCAGTGGTACGCCACCGACGACGCAGCGCTCGTGGAGCGCTATTTTCCACAGCAAGCGATTCGCATCTACGAAACCGGCTACCACAATATCAAGATCACCACGCCCGAAGATGTCTTCATCGGTGAAGCGATTCTTGCCGGACTGAAAGCCAGAAAATCCAAAAATTAA
- the queA gene encoding tRNA preQ1(34) S-adenosylmethionine ribosyltransferase-isomerase QueA: MRLSNFRYTLPKTRIADHLESPRDACKLMVLSRRKKEIEHKVFTDIVSYFKKGDLLVVNNSRVFPAKIFGQKEKTDAKIEVFLLRELNKEAGLWDVLVDPARKVRVGNKIYFEDDVVAEVVDNTTSRGRTIRFLNPDIDVFQMVEKIGHVPLPPYFTRKPKESDRGDYQTVYASQTGAVVAPMAGLHFTMPLLQQLQKIGVKILPITLHPSLSTFNAIEVEDVSKHKMDSEYFNIPYQTAMEVNETKMNKSGRVFVVGTTTCRALEANATVEGKIKFGQGWTDKFIYPPYNFKVTDALITNFQQPETTLMMVVSAFAEHRLLMEAYKTALKNNYRFLAYGDSMLII, from the coding sequence ATGCGGCTCTCGAACTTTCGATACACCCTTCCCAAAACACGAATCGCCGATCACCTCGAATCGCCCCGCGACGCCTGCAAGCTGATGGTTTTGAGCCGTCGCAAAAAAGAGATAGAGCACAAAGTGTTCACCGACATCGTCTCCTACTTTAAAAAGGGCGATCTGCTCGTGGTCAACAACAGCCGTGTCTTTCCGGCCAAAATTTTCGGCCAGAAGGAGAAAACCGACGCCAAGATCGAAGTCTTCCTGCTCAGGGAGCTGAACAAGGAGGCCGGGCTCTGGGACGTGCTGGTCGATCCGGCCCGCAAGGTTCGCGTCGGCAACAAGATCTATTTCGAGGATGACGTGGTGGCCGAGGTGGTGGACAACACGACGTCGAGAGGCCGCACGATCCGTTTCCTCAATCCGGACATCGACGTGTTCCAGATGGTCGAAAAGATCGGCCACGTGCCGCTTCCTCCCTACTTCACCCGGAAACCGAAGGAATCGGATCGCGGCGACTACCAGACGGTGTACGCAAGCCAGACTGGCGCAGTGGTTGCGCCGATGGCCGGGCTGCACTTTACGATGCCCCTGTTGCAGCAACTCCAGAAAATCGGTGTCAAGATTCTGCCCATCACCCTGCATCCAAGCCTGAGCACCTTCAACGCCATCGAGGTCGAGGATGTCTCGAAACACAAGATGGACTCCGAGTACTTCAACATCCCCTACCAGACGGCCATGGAGGTCAACGAGACCAAAATGAACAAGTCGGGCCGGGTGTTCGTCGTCGGCACCACCACGTGTCGCGCGCTCGAAGCCAACGCGACGGTTGAGGGTAAGATCAAGTTCGGTCAGGGCTGGACCGACAAGTTTATCTACCCGCCCTACAACTTCAAGGTCACCGACGCGCTCATCACCAACTTCCAGCAACCGGAAACGACGCTTATGATGGTGGTCAGCGCTTTTGCCGAGCACCGCTTGCTCATGGAGGCCTACAAGACCGCGCTCAAGAACAACTACCGCTTCCTCGCCTACGGGGACTCGATGCTCATCATCTGA